The Thermococcus sp. 21S7 genome window below encodes:
- a CDS encoding DEAD/DEAH box helicase, translating into MTDTHSQLRTVYHKIIKAEVDKYNNIKNLKNLFLEREEIENVAGNQDILNELIKRGYILEFTVDGRKLYRSLHMDIASRAAYGVKPYRGASGRVMEKDIMYKEEPILPRDYVKFLDNANEQYKELRKKVKDILKEEKLVEAFFKGLHDSGIRGLTAYQFESIMKILTSDKRFFLVSAPTGFGKTYVYLLVVLIDVLKQVSENKNGVKAVLFYPRKSLEADQMSDIIKVLNNVNKYLDKRIRVGIYDGSTPKETKEVTERQGFRGIALNVSGKLERLYLGPENGKVIVESDSGRKFDWIIPTKRDMQKNPPDVLITNLWSYAHALTNPKRWEKKYINPETAWFVFDEVHIYRENMAGVLRYLLKMLSTDVSQSAKFILSSATIPKSREFLRDLGVKDYLDLTFRKEEYSKYANGTKLNIYLMLALRPDSSWETFAHELGLFLGAIGTLRGNSPQSIIFVDSIREIERIRNQLEVAARRGKIRSHFFNKDGMQVEEIDPYSLVHYAKSALSPSNINIFEDKVLENIDYHYADRADRHRVEERLKNGNVSVVYATSTLELGVNYNKVSVVVNLGIPRSVESIIQRMGRAGRDLESTLNTALGIVIVRPTPMEYYYAYKGLDYIINFENSRGIPISYNNHFAILFSALLRTMLLGAKDGRGYYVRHMKFEEVLELAKRIWREYLQNKDEILRGLELPVDSKMQIEELIEDLMETLNKLPVKSVESRCLTSKRLSELLEGISRTHEKVENLEELLDELGGLIEKILEENPELDNSKAYKETIDEFRRTLKEARKTIDEWKKLQKEIDEERVDLISASEKANELLTERLEPVLTNLRNYANRLRKAAENLKGRNYERAKKLKEQRSELDELKEYLNKLRRERIEKVLDELSGTQEEPIAPFVCEAMKYLRDLATDSNVVTGLNVVEVLLGIKFLGNEFLDKKINTGIWIPGEPTMGHDGRLKYKYKNLKEYSFSSVVYRVPPFELGTIPWEPPEQKEITDIIGGRYVWLLYPEDGITIISKMGKHIRDLMKTYRLGVGTSEHFGSFYDVSRIDFIDLLTLSSPLLIKIPIPDERKELYIKYGSWKVGDVRGSNTSINKLVRSLYEENNAKKQGTKNAVMARLNSLKTFYSQKQPNDGAGIKFNYIRYCELGRVISTDPFDFDCPVRRLSGQTCPYERVDNNGKCRYWITNKRRTFPKVYLKRHVKLPKTLENQVGSMLNGIVSMIPVAYYELSETPAHFVYDTVSIYVPISPIESVERSFRVYPIGYDAITSMIVLGFNPKFLETIIRWIYANDQETLEVMAYKYYLHRVVKQKGIFGIDVSSLGDIKDMKDKLKKVKWWDFNENGEEIRKFLQFSLKVLLHSLAHRFIIYLTNTYGFDESKLTYSVNENEGRVYIVENSKNDGIGIVETFSSEIRTRGEAIVFVEFLRDMVKFFKRHNERVRREMLTFSIEAEKEILSSPESQELLRKVEEKLNKGLKDNEIDPKRMDYITYRFLLKDVLNEREGELIGNVLDYTQTPHICYDGCNLCLYFGRDCTEATTQQYTLSKRLLVRFAEAILGGCITFDTIRGFEHLLKGFTEGAKTVYMNVAFVDEEGIRLLKGIQSSGANVRINTRGNDRKPQIIKELKKELGNENVNKIKVPDHKKVYQIEYKGGIIQSLIISGSPNLLRSSLRENRENVTIVFHLGDEKE; encoded by the coding sequence ATGACCGATACTCACTCACAACTAAGAACAGTTTATCACAAAATTATAAAGGCCGAAGTCGATAAGTACAACAACATCAAGAACCTCAAGAACCTCTTCCTTGAAAGAGAGGAAATCGAAAATGTCGCTGGCAATCAGGATATTCTAAATGAGCTTATAAAAAGAGGTTATATCCTGGAGTTCACAGTCGATGGCCGGAAACTCTATCGCTCACTCCACATGGACATAGCATCAAGGGCAGCCTATGGTGTTAAGCCCTACCGGGGTGCAAGTGGAAGGGTAATGGAAAAAGACATTATGTACAAAGAAGAACCTATACTACCGAGAGACTACGTGAAGTTTTTGGACAATGCTAATGAACAATACAAAGAGTTAAGGAAGAAAGTTAAGGATATCCTGAAGGAAGAGAAGCTCGTTGAAGCCTTTTTCAAAGGACTCCACGATTCTGGCATAAGAGGTCTCACCGCCTACCAGTTCGAGAGCATAATGAAGATACTAACGTCGGATAAAAGGTTCTTTCTCGTCTCAGCGCCGACTGGTTTCGGCAAGACCTACGTCTACCTCCTTGTCGTCCTAATAGACGTACTAAAACAGGTCTCAGAGAATAAGAACGGTGTCAAGGCAGTTCTCTTTTATCCTAGAAAGTCCCTAGAAGCAGACCAGATGTCAGACATTATCAAAGTTCTTAACAACGTGAACAAATATCTCGACAAGAGGATAAGGGTCGGGATATATGACGGGAGTACACCAAAAGAAACAAAAGAGGTCACTGAGAGACAGGGATTCCGAGGAATCGCTCTTAACGTCTCTGGAAAACTCGAAAGGCTCTACCTCGGCCCAGAGAACGGAAAAGTCATCGTTGAGTCTGATTCAGGTAGAAAGTTTGATTGGATAATACCCACAAAAAGGGATATGCAGAAGAATCCACCAGATGTACTTATTACCAACCTCTGGAGCTATGCTCATGCCCTCACAAACCCAAAAAGGTGGGAAAAGAAGTACATAAACCCTGAAACCGCTTGGTTCGTCTTCGATGAGGTTCACATTTACCGGGAGAACATGGCTGGCGTCCTGCGCTACCTGCTCAAGATGCTCTCGACCGACGTGAGCCAAAGCGCAAAGTTCATACTTTCCTCGGCCACCATACCAAAGAGCAGGGAGTTCCTAAGAGATCTTGGGGTAAAAGATTATTTGGACTTAACTTTCAGGAAGGAAGAATACAGTAAGTACGCAAACGGCACTAAGCTCAACATCTACCTCATGCTAGCCCTGAGACCAGACTCCTCTTGGGAAACCTTTGCTCACGAGCTAGGCCTCTTCCTCGGAGCGATAGGGACACTGAGAGGCAACTCACCTCAGTCGATAATCTTCGTTGATTCGATCAGAGAGATAGAGCGCATAAGGAACCAGCTCGAAGTCGCAGCGAGAAGAGGGAAAATAAGGAGTCACTTCTTTAACAAGGATGGTATGCAGGTTGAAGAGATTGACCCATACAGCCTAGTTCACTATGCAAAGAGCGCTTTATCACCTTCGAACATCAACATCTTCGAGGATAAAGTCCTTGAAAACATTGACTACCACTATGCAGACAGAGCTGACAGACACAGGGTAGAAGAAAGGCTCAAGAATGGGAATGTTAGTGTCGTCTATGCGACTTCAACGCTCGAGCTCGGTGTTAACTACAATAAGGTCTCAGTTGTCGTTAACCTCGGAATCCCCCGCTCTGTGGAGAGCATCATCCAGAGGATGGGTAGAGCAGGGAGAGATTTGGAGAGCACTCTCAATACTGCCCTTGGCATAGTGATTGTCCGGCCAACACCTATGGAGTACTATTACGCCTATAAAGGGCTTGACTATATCATAAACTTCGAAAATAGCAGAGGCATCCCCATCTCCTATAACAATCATTTCGCCATCCTCTTTTCAGCCCTGCTGCGCACCATGCTCCTTGGAGCCAAAGACGGCAGGGGATACTATGTGAGGCACATGAAATTCGAGGAAGTTCTTGAGCTAGCAAAAAGGATATGGAGAGAATATCTCCAAAACAAAGACGAGATACTTAGAGGACTTGAGCTGCCGGTTGACTCCAAAATGCAGATAGAGGAACTTATAGAAGACCTTATGGAAACTCTCAACAAACTCCCAGTCAAGAGTGTGGAGTCAAGGTGCCTAACCAGCAAGAGACTCTCAGAGCTCTTAGAGGGAATTTCCCGTACCCATGAAAAGGTTGAAAACTTAGAAGAGCTCCTTGACGAGTTAGGAGGGCTCATTGAGAAGATACTAGAAGAAAACCCAGAGCTAGATAATAGTAAGGCTTACAAAGAAACTATCGATGAGTTCCGGAGAACCCTCAAAGAAGCGAGAAAAACCATCGATGAGTGGAAGAAACTCCAAAAGGAAATAGACGAAGAGAGGGTTGACCTCATAAGTGCGTCGGAAAAGGCAAACGAGCTGTTGACGGAACGTCTTGAACCTGTCCTCACCAATCTAAGAAACTATGCCAATAGATTACGCAAAGCTGCAGAGAATCTAAAAGGAAGAAACTATGAGAGAGCTAAGAAACTTAAAGAGCAGAGATCCGAATTGGACGAACTAAAGGAGTATCTCAACAAGCTCAGACGAGAAAGGATAGAAAAGGTTCTCGATGAGCTGAGCGGAACTCAAGAGGAGCCCATAGCACCATTTGTCTGCGAGGCAATGAAGTATCTACGAGATCTTGCCACAGATTCAAACGTCGTTACTGGTCTCAATGTTGTAGAGGTTCTTCTGGGCATAAAGTTCCTCGGAAATGAGTTCCTTGATAAGAAGATCAATACCGGAATCTGGATTCCAGGAGAGCCTACAATGGGCCACGATGGAAGGCTTAAGTACAAGTACAAAAACTTGAAGGAGTACTCGTTTTCTTCGGTGGTCTATAGAGTACCGCCCTTCGAGCTAGGTACAATACCCTGGGAACCACCAGAACAGAAGGAAATAACTGACATTATCGGCGGGAGATATGTGTGGCTACTTTACCCTGAGGACGGAATAACAATAATCAGTAAAATGGGCAAACACATTAGGGATCTAATGAAAACATATCGCTTGGGGGTAGGAACCTCAGAGCACTTCGGCAGCTTCTACGACGTGAGCCGGATAGACTTCATAGACTTGCTCACTTTAAGTTCTCCATTACTCATCAAGATTCCTATTCCAGATGAGAGAAAGGAGCTATACATAAAGTACGGCTCGTGGAAAGTAGGAGATGTCAGGGGAAGTAACACATCCATAAACAAGCTCGTTAGATCGCTCTACGAGGAAAATAACGCCAAGAAGCAAGGCACCAAAAATGCAGTGATGGCCAGGCTAAACAGCCTCAAGACATTTTATTCTCAGAAACAACCAAACGATGGTGCCGGAATAAAGTTCAACTATATTCGCTACTGCGAATTAGGAAGAGTTATTTCGACTGATCCCTTCGACTTTGACTGTCCTGTAAGAAGGCTAAGCGGGCAGACGTGTCCATACGAGAGAGTAGACAATAACGGCAAGTGCCGCTACTGGATAACCAACAAGAGGAGAACTTTCCCGAAGGTCTATCTTAAAAGGCACGTAAAGCTTCCAAAGACACTTGAGAATCAGGTTGGTTCAATGCTAAATGGAATCGTCTCAATGATTCCAGTAGCATACTATGAGCTCTCGGAGACCCCAGCACACTTTGTCTATGATACTGTCTCCATCTACGTACCGATCAGTCCAATTGAGTCCGTAGAGAGAAGTTTTAGGGTGTATCCAATAGGCTACGACGCTATCACATCAATGATAGTCCTCGGATTTAACCCCAAGTTCTTAGAGACTATAATTCGCTGGATCTATGCGAACGACCAAGAGACACTGGAAGTTATGGCCTACAAGTACTATCTCCATAGGGTCGTCAAGCAAAAAGGCATATTTGGCATCGACGTATCATCTCTTGGAGACATCAAAGATATGAAGGATAAACTTAAAAAGGTTAAGTGGTGGGACTTCAATGAAAACGGGGAAGAAATCAGAAAGTTCCTCCAGTTCTCACTTAAAGTCCTACTCCACTCGCTTGCCCACAGGTTCATCATTTATCTCACCAACACATACGGCTTCGACGAGAGTAAACTTACCTACTCAGTAAACGAGAATGAGGGAAGAGTCTACATCGTCGAGAACTCAAAAAATGATGGTATCGGCATAGTAGAGACCTTCTCAAGCGAAATAAGGACACGTGGCGAAGCCATAGTCTTCGTTGAATTCCTAAGGGACATGGTCAAGTTCTTCAAGAGACACAACGAGAGAGTTAGGAGAGAGATGCTGACTTTCTCAATCGAGGCAGAGAAAGAGATACTCAGTAGCCCAGAGAGTCAGGAGCTCTTGAGAAAAGTCGAAGAAAAGCTCAACAAGGGACTAAAAGATAACGAGATAGACCCCAAGCGGATGGACTACATAACATATAGGTTCCTGCTCAAGGATGTCCTCAACGAGCGAGAAGGAGAGCTCATAGGGAACGTGCTCGATTACACTCAAACGCCCCACATATGCTACGATGGATGCAACCTCTGTCTCTACTTCGGCAGGGACTGTACTGAGGCGACCACGCAACAGTATACCCTCTCCAAGCGCCTCCTCGTTAGGTTTGCCGAGGCTATCCTCGGGGGATGCATAACGTTTGACACCATAAGGGGATTCGAACATCTCCTGAAGGGTTTCACCGAAGGGGCGAAAACTGTATACATGAACGTCGCCTTTGTGGATGAGGAAGGAATCAGGCTCCTGAAGGGAATCCAGTCAAGCGGCGCCAATGTTAGGATAAACACCAGAGGTAATGACAGAAAACCACAAATAATCAAGGAGCTGAAGAAAGAGCTTGGGAATGAGAACGTGAATAAAATCAAAGTGCCCGACCACAAGAAAGTTTACCAGATTGAATATAAAGGAGGCATAATACAGAGCCTCATAATATCCGGCTCACCAAACCTCCTACGGAGTAGCCTCAGGGAGAACCGGGAGAACGTGACAATAGTATTCCACTTAGGGGATGAAAAGGAATGA
- a CDS encoding DNA methyltransferase produces MYYYPSRFIPHVVRFFIDKYTKEGDWILDPFGGSGTVCVEALMTNRNAICLDINPVSPHIIKAKIYLPKERFEDEFPNIRIYEELDNAEEFQPRWSRIDEWYPQEFLGILRKMWWIYNENPHPLVLIALFKTSRKFSLTDDQIPKTFRSKIKRAWINKILERTTNYEQFILDFFKKTLMNIHKASVDFMGLYRGGQCKINDGRDYVDVVNYKLKEQVSSILTSPPYGMAHEYIRSFKLELAWLGYDDEQIRQLSKLEIPYRPENTIPPIDIQSETYELYREHIERIRPDLVKVYDKYFASVLGVFERLGDNVSDYMGIFVGNASFAGIKPPYDEIFIEHLENLGFRHEITYVDTIKARKLFKNRNNLVPNGIETESLIILKSKQ; encoded by the coding sequence ATATACTATTACCCGTCAAGATTTATTCCTCATGTTGTTCGATTTTTTATCGACAAATATACAAAAGAGGGTGATTGGATATTAGATCCTTTTGGAGGATCTGGGACTGTATGTGTCGAAGCTCTTATGACAAACAGGAATGCGATATGCCTTGATATAAACCCAGTATCCCCCCATATAATAAAGGCAAAGATTTATCTCCCTAAAGAACGTTTCGAGGATGAATTCCCTAATATACGTATCTACGAGGAGTTGGATAATGCAGAAGAATTTCAGCCACGGTGGAGTCGTATAGATGAGTGGTACCCCCAAGAATTTCTTGGGATACTCCGGAAAATGTGGTGGATATATAATGAGAATCCACATCCATTAGTTCTTATCGCGCTTTTTAAGACATCGAGGAAGTTCTCTTTAACCGATGATCAAATTCCAAAGACTTTCCGCTCAAAGATAAAAAGAGCTTGGATTAACAAAATTCTCGAAAGAACTACGAATTACGAGCAGTTTATTCTGGACTTCTTTAAGAAAACCCTCATGAATATTCACAAAGCAAGCGTTGATTTTATGGGTCTTTATAGGGGGGGACAGTGTAAGATAAATGATGGACGCGACTATGTGGATGTTGTAAATTATAAGCTTAAAGAGCAAGTTAGCTCGATATTAACATCACCTCCCTATGGGATGGCTCATGAATATATTCGCTCATTTAAGCTAGAGCTTGCATGGTTAGGGTATGATGACGAGCAGATTAGACAGCTTAGTAAACTTGAAATACCATATCGGCCTGAAAATACTATTCCCCCTATCGATATCCAATCCGAGACGTATGAACTATATCGGGAACATATCGAAAGAATAAGGCCCGATCTTGTTAAGGTATATGACAAGTATTTTGCATCAGTTCTTGGTGTTTTTGAGAGACTTGGGGATAACGTAAGTGATTACATGGGAATTTTTGTTGGTAATGCAAGCTTTGCTGGAATAAAACCTCCTTATGATGAAATATTCATTGAACATCTTGAGAATCTTGGTTTCAGACATGAAATAACTTATGTGGATACTATTAAAGCCAGAAAGCTCTTTAAGAACCGTAATAACTTAGTTCCTAATGGAATCGAAACTGAGAGCCTTATTATCTTAAAATCCAAGCAATAA
- the tpiA gene encoding triose-phosphate isomerase, translated as MSKLKEPVIAINFKTYIEATGKRALEIAKAAEKVWKETGITIVVAPQLADLYRIAQEVEIPVFAQHIDPITPGSHTGHVLPEAVKEAGAVGTLLNHSENRMILADLEASIRRAEEVGLMTMVCSNNPAVSAAVAALGPDYVAVEPPELIGTGIPVSKAKPEVITNTVELVKRVNPEVKVLTGAGISTGEDVKKALELGSVGVLLASGVTKAKDPEKAIRDLVSLIL; from the coding sequence ATGTCGAAGCTGAAGGAGCCGGTTATAGCGATTAATTTCAAGACCTACATTGAGGCGACCGGGAAGAGGGCGCTGGAGATAGCCAAGGCCGCAGAAAAAGTCTGGAAGGAAACCGGCATAACCATAGTCGTCGCACCCCAGCTAGCCGACCTCTACAGAATAGCCCAAGAAGTCGAGATTCCCGTCTTCGCCCAACACATCGACCCAATAACGCCAGGAAGCCACACGGGACACGTTCTCCCAGAAGCCGTCAAGGAGGCCGGAGCGGTAGGAACCCTCCTCAACCACTCCGAGAACAGGATGATTCTTGCAGATCTTGAGGCCAGCATAAGGCGCGCTGAAGAAGTTGGACTCATGACAATGGTCTGCTCAAACAACCCGGCCGTCAGCGCGGCTGTGGCGGCACTCGGGCCGGACTACGTTGCCGTTGAACCGCCCGAACTCATAGGCACCGGCATCCCCGTCAGCAAGGCCAAACCCGAAGTCATCACTAACACGGTTGAACTCGTTAAGAGGGTTAATCCCGAGGTTAAGGTTTTGACTGGTGCGGGAATTTCCACTGGAGAAGACGTGAAGAAGGCTTTGGAACTCGGAAGCGTTGGCGTCCTCCTCGCAAGCGGAGTAACCAAAGCCAAAGACCCGGAGAAGGCGATAAGGGACCTGGTGTCGCTGATCCTCTGA
- a CDS encoding acetate--CoA ligase family protein, with protein MDYFFYPSSVAVFGSFKKGAIAYEILRNIVEGGFEGKIISVNPKGGSVEVAGRTFEIRERLDEPVDSAIIAIPAKFVPALIDEIGPRIRGAVVISAGFSEVGNEELERELVEKAKKHGVRVIGPNCAGIFGVHGKFFGSFEVRVKPGGLALISQSGAFGGAALAMGNDEGIGFSAFVSYGNASDLNESDFLEYFADDENTRAIALYIEGVKDGRRFLKALRYAAGRKPVIILKAGKSASGAKAAASHTGSLAGSYEIYRAAFKQAGAIEVEEMEELFDAAKAFEMYPKAGRRVAVITNSGGPGVLATDKLERLGLEIAKLSDETVDELRSFLPPQCSVRNPIDLIADADYERYKKTIEVVCRDENVDSLLVICVPPIFLPSEEIARAIIEADCDKPVIVNFMAGELVSEGVKLLEMHGIKNFSTPERAAKALAWLARR; from the coding sequence GTGGATTACTTCTTTTACCCTTCAAGCGTCGCGGTGTTCGGCTCGTTCAAAAAGGGGGCTATAGCCTACGAAATCCTAAGGAACATCGTTGAGGGGGGCTTTGAAGGCAAGATAATTTCCGTTAACCCGAAGGGCGGAAGCGTTGAGGTCGCGGGGAGAACCTTTGAAATCCGTGAGCGGCTCGATGAACCCGTGGACAGCGCCATAATCGCCATCCCCGCGAAGTTCGTTCCCGCTCTCATCGACGAAATCGGCCCCCGTATCAGGGGTGCGGTCGTGATAAGCGCCGGCTTCTCCGAGGTTGGGAACGAGGAGCTTGAGCGCGAGCTGGTTGAAAAAGCTAAAAAGCACGGCGTTCGCGTTATAGGCCCCAACTGCGCCGGCATCTTCGGCGTCCACGGGAAGTTCTTCGGCTCCTTCGAGGTTCGCGTTAAGCCCGGCGGGCTGGCATTAATCAGCCAGAGCGGTGCCTTCGGCGGTGCGGCGTTGGCTATGGGCAACGATGAGGGGATAGGCTTCTCGGCCTTCGTTTCCTATGGAAACGCATCCGACCTGAACGAGAGCGATTTCCTTGAGTACTTCGCGGACGACGAGAACACCAGGGCGATAGCGCTCTACATCGAAGGGGTTAAGGACGGCAGGCGCTTCCTGAAGGCCCTCCGCTACGCCGCTGGAAGAAAACCGGTCATCATCCTCAAGGCAGGCAAGAGCGCGAGCGGTGCTAAAGCGGCCGCTTCCCACACCGGTTCGCTCGCTGGAAGCTACGAGATTTACCGCGCGGCATTCAAACAGGCCGGCGCGATTGAGGTCGAGGAGATGGAGGAGCTCTTCGATGCGGCCAAGGCCTTCGAGATGTATCCGAAAGCCGGAAGGCGCGTTGCGGTAATCACAAACTCCGGCGGCCCCGGTGTTCTCGCGACGGATAAGCTCGAAAGGCTCGGCCTTGAGATTGCGAAGCTGAGCGATGAAACGGTCGATGAACTCCGCTCATTCCTTCCGCCCCAGTGCTCGGTGCGGAACCCGATTGACCTGATAGCCGATGCGGACTACGAGCGCTACAAGAAAACGATTGAAGTCGTTTGCCGCGATGAAAACGTGGATTCGCTCCTAGTCATCTGCGTGCCGCCCATCTTCCTGCCCAGCGAGGAGATAGCCAGAGCCATAATCGAGGCCGACTGCGACAAACCCGTTATTGTCAACTTCATGGCGGGGGAGCTGGTGAGTGAGGGGGTTAAGCTTCTGGAGATGCATGGAATCAAGAACTTCTCAACGCCCGAGAGGGCCGCCAAAGCCCTCGCCTGGCTCGCGAGGCGCTGA
- a CDS encoding flavin reductase family protein gives MRPYRLLYPMRTYLVVAGRGEEANVMAADWVTIVSAEPFMVGVAIAPQRYTWKLVKRYREFVISVPGLDMLDDVWIAGTKHGPAKLRETSIELVPSTAIETPSIGNALANLECRLVDERTYGDHTWFVGEVVGSSCREDAFSGDSPRLGAGFLAHASWTDFVTFEGRIHRPGK, from the coding sequence ATGAGGCCGTACAGGCTCCTCTATCCTATGAGGACTTATCTCGTAGTGGCCGGCAGGGGAGAGGAAGCAAACGTCATGGCCGCGGACTGGGTCACGATAGTTTCCGCCGAGCCATTCATGGTCGGTGTTGCCATAGCGCCTCAGAGATACACCTGGAAGCTCGTCAAGAGGTACCGCGAGTTCGTGATAAGCGTCCCCGGCCTGGATATGCTCGATGACGTCTGGATAGCCGGGACGAAGCATGGGCCCGCGAAGCTGAGGGAAACTTCCATAGAACTGGTTCCTTCAACGGCCATTGAAACGCCGAGCATAGGAAACGCCCTGGCCAACCTTGAGTGCAGGCTGGTGGATGAGAGAACCTACGGGGACCACACTTGGTTCGTTGGAGAGGTCGTGGGCAGTTCTTGCAGGGAGGACGCCTTCAGCGGGGACAGTCCCAGGCTCGGGGCCGGCTTCCTCGCCCACGCATCGTGGACTGACTTCGTGACCTTCGAGGGAAGGATTCACCGCCCGGGGAAGTAG
- a CDS encoding bifunctional N(6)-L-threonylcarbamoyladenine synthase/serine/threonine protein kinase, producing MIALGLEGTAHTLGIGIVTEREVLANVFHTLTTEKGGIHPKEAAEHHSKLLKSLLRKALGEAGIGMGDVDVIAFSQGPGLGPCLRVVATAARALAIKYRKPIVGVNHCIAHVEITKMFGVKDPVGLYVSGGNTQVLALEGGRYRVFGETLDIGIGNAIDTFARELGIGFPGGPKIEKLALKGERYIELPYAVKGMDLSFSGILTEAVRKYRTGKYRVEDLAYSFQETAFAALVEVTERAVAHTGKDEVVLVGGVAANNRLREMLQIMTEDRGIDFFVPPYDLCRDNGAMIAYTGLRMYLGGVRFKLEDTIVRQKFRTDEVEVVWG from the coding sequence ATGATAGCCCTAGGCCTGGAAGGTACGGCTCACACTCTCGGCATAGGCATCGTTACCGAGAGAGAGGTTCTGGCCAATGTATTCCATACTCTCACGACGGAGAAGGGGGGAATACACCCCAAGGAGGCGGCTGAACATCATTCTAAACTCCTCAAGTCCCTCCTCAGAAAGGCCCTTGGTGAGGCTGGAATAGGCATGGGGGATGTTGACGTTATAGCGTTCTCCCAGGGACCGGGGTTGGGCCCGTGTCTCCGCGTCGTGGCAACGGCGGCAAGAGCTCTCGCGATAAAGTACCGGAAGCCAATAGTCGGCGTCAACCACTGCATCGCCCACGTTGAGATAACCAAGATGTTTGGTGTTAAGGATCCCGTTGGTTTATACGTCAGCGGCGGGAACACGCAGGTTCTGGCACTTGAAGGCGGCCGCTACCGCGTCTTCGGCGAGACCCTCGATATAGGTATAGGGAACGCGATAGACACCTTCGCGAGGGAACTCGGCATAGGCTTTCCGGGTGGTCCGAAGATCGAGAAGCTCGCGCTTAAGGGCGAACGCTACATAGAGCTCCCCTATGCAGTGAAGGGCATGGATCTGAGCTTCTCCGGAATACTGACCGAGGCGGTTCGGAAGTACAGAACCGGGAAGTACCGCGTTGAGGACTTAGCTTATTCCTTCCAGGAGACCGCCTTTGCCGCCCTGGTCGAGGTGACGGAGAGGGCCGTGGCTCACACGGGCAAGGATGAGGTAGTTCTCGTCGGCGGCGTCGCCGCCAATAACAGACTCAGGGAGATGCTCCAGATAATGACCGAGGATAGGGGTATAGACTTCTTCGTTCCACCCTATGACCTCTGCAGGGACAACGGCGCGATGATAGCCTACACCGGGCTGAGGATGTACCTCGGCGGCGTAAGGTTTAAATTGGAGGACACGATAGTGAGACAAAAATTCCGCACCGATGAGGTTGAAGTTGTATGGGGCTAG
- a CDS encoding DUF835 domain-containing protein → MDWYVFLGDTVLALAIAYAIFFMYRRLGKYDPELDVLIRYSIVFLVVGEAGRITDIIDDFCCFDVFRFFQWTAYFVSIVGIIYSIVHYISIFEKRYVPTVKLDIRKKQKPEGNNSLLSGAYIIFSKYRLADILEILKTTQLPVIALTRFPDVYSSFGESSEVVWITQLPAGISPTSLHVIQGKVVEFLEERRGAVVVVDCVEYLLLYNDFKTVVKFLLALKDYIMASGNAFIVFVDDTVLSPQERSLLLKEFEPL, encoded by the coding sequence GTGGATTGGTATGTTTTCTTGGGCGATACGGTGCTGGCGCTGGCGATTGCCTATGCCATATTTTTTATGTATCGGCGCTTGGGGAAGTACGACCCCGAACTTGATGTTCTCATACGGTATTCCATCGTTTTCTTGGTGGTTGGTGAGGCTGGACGGATTACGGACATCATAGACGATTTTTGCTGCTTCGATGTGTTCCGGTTCTTTCAATGGACGGCATACTTCGTTTCCATAGTTGGGATAATATACTCGATAGTTCATTACATCTCTATTTTTGAAAAGAGGTACGTTCCTACCGTTAAGCTGGATATTAGAAAGAAGCAGAAGCCGGAGGGGAATAACTCCCTGCTCTCTGGTGCGTACATAATTTTTTCCAAGTACCGGCTGGCGGACATACTTGAGATACTGAAGACAACCCAACTGCCGGTTATAGCCCTGACTAGGTTTCCCGATGTCTACTCAAGCTTCGGGGAGAGTTCAGAGGTGGTCTGGATTACCCAGCTCCCTGCGGGGATTTCGCCGACCTCACTGCATGTGATTCAGGGAAAGGTGGTTGAGTTCCTTGAGGAGAGGCGGGGCGCAGTTGTGGTGGTTGATTGTGTGGAGTACCTTCTGCTCTACAACGATTTTAAAACCGTCGTTAAGTTCCTGCTGGCTCTCAAGGATTACATCATGGCCTCTGGGAACGCCTTCATTGTTTTTGTGGACGACACCGTTCTCTCGCCTCAGGAGCGCTCCCTTCTCCTTAAGGAGTTCGAGCCCCTTTAG